The following coding sequences are from one Schizosaccharomyces osmophilus chromosome 1, complete sequence window:
- the sus1 gene encoding SAGA complex deubiquitinating submodule subunit, TREX complex subunit Sus1: MTAERISEQLHENGDYERLANELEYKLETCGWASQLRDYTRGIARGNTGIDFKNLYEITLNTATESIPDTVKMGMIKDIKSSVLKLASPNEATENQKT; the protein is encoded by the exons ATGACGGCTGAAAGAATCAGTGAACAACTTCATGAAAACGGAGACTATGAAAG ACTGGCTAATGAGCTAGAATACAAATTGGAGACTTGTGGATGGGCGTCGCAGTTGCGAGATTACACAAGAGGTATTGCGCGAGGAAATACAGGCATTGActttaaaaatttgtatGAAATTACTCTAAATACCGCAACCGAAAGTATACCCGATACAGTAAAAATGGGAATGATTAAAGACATCAAGTCTAGTGTTTTAAAATTGGCATCTCCAAATGAAGCTACggaaaatcaaaaaacatAA
- the ofd1 gene encoding hypoxic oxygen sensor, prolyl-3,4-dihydroxylase Ofd1, whose protein sequence is MVDSQNPTMLERFSPHALDIEEANRLGEEYKNNGPYNHAVIQPVINDTLLRNVRKELMNNIHYTEKVTDIYRVWQTGDLANLDGLDENEKDMLKYLHQLRDALYSEEFRGHIQRITGCGPLSASKKDLSVNVYAKGGHLMNHDDVIGTRCISYILYLVEPDEGWKSEYGGALRLYPTLQPSFPAADHCKRIPPQWNQLSFFRVKPGHSFHDVEEVFVDKPRMAISGWFHYPQPGEFGYNPQNVDNAISTLQSLNMKMDLELPKISKFPVVKPEILSQEDTKVLSKYLNPLYTTAEGIDMLSKRFFKDSAIVLVEFLNPEYSKQLLKLIVNAEKQPTPTHSSEVSYPWKTAIPPHKHRYLYLDHEEQGPDVLLPMDLQRLPAFQRWVQLVSGLPLESFYQIGRRFRPSSDFTLASTNETPTLEATLCLSPGTDIANTENGAYSVYMIGDEDPDADAAVYKGDQQDDSILLSLPAAWNVFSLVYRDEGVLEFVKYVAHTAGSSRWDIFSQWNPIPE, encoded by the coding sequence ATGGTGGACAGTCAAAACCCTACAATGCTGGAAAGATTTTCTCCACATGCTTTGGATATAGAAGAAGCGAATCGACTTGGAGAGgaatacaaaaataacGGACCCTACAATCATGCTGTGATTCAGCCAGTAATCAATGATACTTTATTAAGAAATGTTCGTAAAGAACTTATGAACAATATTCATTATACAGAAAAGGTCACGGATATCTATCGTGTATGGCAAACAGGAGATCTAGCCAACTTGGACGGCCTTGACGAAAATGAGAAAGACATGCTCAAATATTTACATCAACTTCGTGATGCTCTTTATTCGGAGGAATTTCGCGGGCACATCCAGAGAATTACTGGATGCGGTCCTTTGTCTGCCAGTAAGAAGGATTTGTCTGTAAATGTATATGCCAAGGGTGGTCATCTTATGAACCATGATGATGTTATTGGAACTCGCTGTATCTCCTACATCCTATATTTAGTTGAACCAGATGAAGGCTGGAAGTCAGAGTATGGTGGCGCTCTTCGCTTATATCCCACTTTGCAACCCTCATTCCCTGCTGCTGATCACTGTAAACGCATACCTCCTCAATGGAACCAACTCTCTTTCTTCCGCGTGAAGCCAGGTCACTCGTTCCATGATGTGGAGGAAGTCTTCGTTGATAAACCACGTATGGCTATTTCTGGTTGGTTTCATTATCCCCAACCCGGTGAGTTTGGCTATAATCCCCAAAACGTTGATAACGCCATTTCTACCTTACAATCACTGAATATGAAGATGGATTTGGAATTGCCTAAAATTTCGAAATTTCCAGTGGTGAAACCCGAAATATTGTCTCAGGAAGACACCAAAGTCCTTTCAAAGTACCTTAACCCTTTGTATACTACAGCTGAAGGTATTGACATGCTTTCTAAAcgcttttttaaagactCTGCTATTGTGCTTGTCGAATTCTTGAATCCCGAATACTCAAAGCAGTTGTTGAAGCTTATCGTCAATGCCGAGAAACAGCCTACTCCTACCCATTCTTCTGAAGTTTCCTATCCTTGGAAGACTGCTATTCCTCCTCATAAACACCGTTATCTTTATCTAGACCACGAAGAGCAAGGTCCCGATGTTTTGCTTCCTATGGATTTGCAACGTCTTCCTGCCTTCCAGCGCTGGGTTCAATTAGTAAGTGGCCTTCCGTTGGAATCTTTCTACCAAATTGGCCGTCGATTCCGTCCTAGTTCCGACTTTACCTTAGCTTCAACCAATGAAACACCAACTCTCGAAGCTACTTTATGCCTGTCTCCTGGTACAGATATTGCTAATACAGAGAACGGTGCTTACAGTGTGTATATGATTGGTGACGAAGATCCTGATGCTGATGCCGCTGTTTACAAAGGTGATCAACAGGATGATAGTATCTTACTTTCACTTCCCGCTGCTTGGaatgttttctctttggtTTATAGAGATGAAGGTGTTCTTGAGTTTGTGAAATATGTTGCTCATACTGCCGGCTCAAGCCGTTGGGACATATTCTCCCAATGGAACCCTATTCCTGAgtaa
- the prp1 gene encoding U4/U6 x U5 tri-snRNP complex subunit Prp1: MATFHPDFLNMAPPPNYIAGLGRGATGFTTRSDLGPAQELPSQDAVKAAIEKRRSGEEPEEDDIDPRYQDPENEVALFATAPYGAEDEEADRIYQTVEDNLSKRRKTQRERQEQLQRERIEKENPKISSQFADLKRGLSTLTDEDWLNIPEPGDLTRKKRPKQPRRERFYATSDFVLAGARNEGQLESSVAVDGASGLESTTEDDSKTNFVEIGAARDKVLGIKLAQASTNLTSSSTVDPKGYLTSLNSMIPRSNTDLGDVKKARKLLQSVIETNPKHASGWVAAARLEEVANKNSQARILILKGCDNCPRSEDVWMEAIRLHPVDEAKVIIADAVRNLPHSVKLWLEAERLETQSSAKKRIVKKALEHNPTSVGLWKEAVNLEEEVTDARILLARAVELIPMSIDLWLALARLETYKNAQKVLNKARQTIRTSHEVWIAAARLEEQQGNVSRVQKIMARGIAELQETGGMLQRDQWLHEAEKCEKEGVVLTAQAIINTCLSIGLDEEDQLDTWMDDAQSFIISKCLDCARAVFAYTLRVYPTNEKIWLRAVETEKVYGSTDTVCSILEKAIEACPKTEIIWLVYAKERKNIGDVNGARNILGRAFDFNSNSEEIWLAAVKLEFVNNEDERAKKLLARARIESGSERIWTKSISLERVLGKVDGALALLEDALKIFPTYDKFWMMKGQILEDSNDIGKAQDAFVMGTKLCPHSIALWILLARLKAKETIVRARVVLDRAKVRNPKNELLWLEVLKMESSIGNTSQMKAALAKALQECPSSGLLWSEAIWLEPRAQRKTRATDALRKCEGNSYLLCTIARMLHSESKLEKSREWFMKAIRADQDNGDVWVWFYKFSLEVGTQEQQEEVIKNCETADPRHGYFWPTITKDVKNARKNIPELLKEAVKKL, from the coding sequence ATGGCAACATTCCACCCagattttttaaacatGGCACCGCCTCCTAATTATATAGCAGGCCTGGGACGCGGTGCTACAGGCTTTACAACACGCTCGGATTTGGGCCCTGCCCAGGAATTACCCTCGCAGGATGCTGTAAAAGCAGCGATTGAGAAACGAAGATCTGGTGAAGAGCCTGAAGAAGACGACATTGACCCTAGGTATCAAGACCCGGAAAATGAAGTAGCACTTTTTGCAACAGCTCCATACGGTGctgaagacgaagaagcCGACCGTATTTATCAAACCGTAGAAGATAATTTAAGCAAACGGAGGAAAACTCAGCGTGAACGCCAAGAGCAATTGCAGCGCGAacgaattgaaaaagaaaacccCAAAATATCTTCCCAATTCGCTGATTTAAAGCGTGGGTTATCTACTTTGACGGATGAGGATTGGTTAAACATACCTGAGCCTGGTGATTTAActcgaaaaaaaaggccGAAACAGCCCCGACGTGAAAGATTTTATGCTACGAGTGATTTTGTTCTAGCGGGTGCACGTAACGAAGGTCAACTGGAGTCTTCCGTGGCTGTTGACGGTGCATCCGGTTTAGAAAGTACAACAGAGGATGACTCTAAAACTAACTTTGTTGAAATCGGTGCGGCTCGTGACAAAGTACTAGGCATTAAGCTTGCTCAAGCTTCCACAAATTTAACTTCATCTTCCACCGTTGATCCAAAGGGATATTTAACCAGTTTAAACAGTATGATACCAAGAAGCAACACAGATTTGGGTGACGTGAAGAAGGCTCGCAAATTACTTCAAAGCGTAATTGAAACCAATCCCAAACACGCTTCTGGTTGGGTAGCTGCTGCTCGTTTGGAAGAAGTTGCTAATAAGAATAGCCAAGCCCGTATCCTTATACTGAAAGGGTGTGACAATTGTCCACGCTCAGAAGATGTTTGGATGGAAGCTATACGTTTGCATCCGGTTGATGAAGCGAAAGTAATAATTGCTGACGCGGTTCGGAATCTTCCTCACTCTGTAAAGTTATGGTTAGAAGCAGAACGATTAGAAACACAGAGTTCTgcgaaaaaaagaattgtgaAAAAAGCTCTTGAACACAACCCTACTTCTGTCGGTCTGTGGAAAGAAGCAGtgaatttggaagaagaagtaaCGGATGCCAGGATTTTACTTGCTCGTGCTGTTGAGTTAATTCCGATGTCTATTGATCTTTGGCTCGCGCTTGCAAGATTGGAAACATACAAGAATGCACAAAAGGTTTTGAACAAAGCTAGGCAGACAATTCGTACTTCGCACGAAGTATGGATAGCAGCTGCACGTTTGGAAGAACAACAAGGAAATGTTTCTAGagttcaaaaaattatggCTCGTGGTATTGCCGAACTACAGGAAACTGGCGGCATGTTACAACGCGATCAATGGTTACATGAAGCTGAAAAATGTGAAAAAGAGGGAGTCGTTCTTACGGCTCAAGCCATCATTAATACTTGCTTATCTATAGGattagatgaagaagatcaATTGGATACTTGGATGGATGATGCTCAGTCTTTcataatttcaaaatgtcTCGATTGTGCTCGAGCAGTCTTTGCTTATACCCTCCGTGTATATCCTACAAATGAGAAAATTTGGCTTCGTGCTGTTGAAACCGAGAAGGTTTATGGATCTACCGATACGGTTTGCTCGATCTTAGAAAAGGCAATCGAAGCATGCCCAAAAACTGAAATTATTTGGTTAGTCTACgccaaagaaaggaaaaatattGGTGATGTGAACGGAGCTAGAAATATTTTGGGAAGGGCCTTCGACTTTAATTCTAACAGTGAAGAAATTTGGCTTGCTGCTGTAAAACTTGAATTTGTTAacaatgaagatgaaaggGCTAAGAAATTATTAGCACGTGCTCGTATAGAATCAGGTTCAGAAAGAATTTGGACAAAGTCCATTTCGTTGGAAAGAGTTTTGGGTAAAGTGGATGGAGCATTGGCATTGTTGGAAgatgctttgaaaatttttccTACTTACGATAAGTTTTGGATGATGAAAGGACAAATCTTGGAAGACTCTAATGATATTGGGAAAGCGCAGGATGCATTTGTAATGGGTACAAAGCTATGTCCTCATTCCATTGCTTTGTGGATTCTTCTTGCTAGgttgaaagcaaaagaaactaTCGTACGTGCAAGAGTTGTTCTTGATCGAGCCAAAGTTCGTAATCCTAAGAATGAACTTTTATGGCTTGAAGTGTTAAAAATGGAAAGCAGTATAGGAAATACATCTCAGATGAAAGCAGCGTTGGCCAAGGCTTTACAGGAGTGTCCATCATCTGGATTACTATGGTCGGAAGCAATATGGTTAGAGCCTAGAgctcaaagaaaaactagGGCCACTGATGCTTTGCGAAAATGTGAAGGTAATTCCTACCTTTTATGCACAATTGCGAGGATGCTGCATTCTGAATCAAAACTAGAAAAATCACGCGAGTGGTTTATGAAAGCTATCAGGGCGGATCAGGATAACGGCGATGTCTGGGTTTGGTTTTATAAATTCAGTCTTGAGGTAGGAACCCAAGAACAACAAGAAGAGGTTATTAAAAACTGTGAAACTGCTGACCCTCGTCATGGGTATTTCTGGCCTACCATAACTAAGGATGTGAAAAATGCCAGAAAAAATATACCTGAACTTTTAAAGGAGGCAGTCAAAAAACTTTAA
- the ubp14 gene encoding Lys48-specific deubiquitinase Ubp14 produces the protein MTCNHITETNVSIPNGYQTVYREECVRCFVSQDSESGIDLCLACFESGCGPNEHNHSKTHLDQKQHPIMLNIKRKLKPETCGEPLRKVTKLEIREESEEDIYNWFYQPHCLICKTDLDIQQPLLSASFEAVIKAPKASNKSQVKAWENEIVPCEHTLCLQPQADYIPDLKDTKCFGCDLKDNLWMCLHCGILSCGRKQYGGGGGNGHAIEHFKKFEHAVSAKLKSITPDGHADIYCYSCDEERIDPYIEDHLTTFQIDMKKLNKTEKSLAEMQLEQNLNWDFGTSEEESGATRLFGPGLTGLKNLGNSCYLASTMQALFSVKEFADFELDLFNTCNPSCDRPASNLQCQLSKLAEGLCSGRFSKPSELGRQTTDSSSMLPFQDGLRPYMFKDVIGQDHPEFGTAQQQDAYEFLVYLLGIIRKNSIGNRDISTLFDFEIEQKLLCLSCKRARYSAFTSQGLTIPVPRRKIGEENGEGIYEEVTLNECLDSAIQPDSMDYTCEACKSKQGATTQLSLKTFPKVLALQLNRFDIQAFQVKKLGIPVKVSEEGLYKLDHLLVKSRPEGEELLPEAGLAISWNEQAMEQLQAMGFPLIRCQRAMLATNNADAETAMNWLFEHMEDPTIDNPIDISELKQATKSGTVPDDKVQSLCEFGFPEARATRALLETNNDVERAVDWILNHPDETFEETTSEARGSMEAEKVKYDTNSLPANYQLKAIISHKGGSAHAGHYVAFIRKEIEGQGVWALYNDEKVLKVSSLEEAKATGYVYILERIDN, from the exons ATGACTTGTAATCATATAACAGAAACGAACGTTAGCATTCCTAATGGATATCAAACTGTCTATCGGGAAGAATGCGTTCGATGCTTTGTTTCTCAG GATTCTGAAAGTGGGATTGATCTCTGTTTAGCTTGCTTTGAATCGGGATGTGGACCAAACGAGCACAACCATTCAAAAACACATCTCgatcaaaaacaacatcCTATTATGctgaatataaaaagaaagctcaAACCAGAAACG TGTGGAGAGCCTTTGCGAAAAGTTACTAAACTAGAGATTCGGGAAGAATCAGAGGAGGATATTTATAATTGGTTTTATCAGCCCCATTGTCTAATTTGTAAAACTGATCTGGATATTCAGCAACCTCTGCTTTCAGCATCATTTGAGGCAGTCATTAAAGCGCCAAAAGCCTCCAACAAAAGTCAAGTCAAGGCTTGGGAGAACGAAATCGTTCCATGTGAGCATACACTTTGCCTTCAGCCTCAAGCTGATTATATCCCCGACTTAAAAGATACGAAATGCTTTGGTTGCGATCTGAAAGATAACTTATGGATGTGTCTGCATTGTGGAATTTTGAGCTGCGGACGCAAGCAATATGGAGGAGGTGGCGGTAATGGACACGCGATAGAacattttaaaaaattcgaGCATGCTGTCTCTGCAAAACTAAAAAGTATTACACCGGATGGCCATGCTGATATCTATTGCTACAGTTGCGATGAGGAAAGAATTGACCCGTATATTGAAGATCATTTGACAACTTTCCAAATCGACATGAAAAAACTTAATAAAACTGAAAAATCATTGGCTGAAATGCAGTTGGAGCAGAATTTAAATTGGGATTTTGGAacttctgaagaagaatcagGTGCTACTCGTTTATTTGGACCAGGACTTACAGgattaaaaaatttgggAAATAGTTGCTATTTAGCTTCTACAATGCAGGCTTTATTTTCCGTTAAGGAATTTGCTGATTTTGAGCTAGATTTATTCAATACATGCAACCCTAGCTGTGATCGTCCGGCTTCAAATTTACAATGTCAGCTTTCCAAATTGGCTGAAGGGTTATGTTCTGGAAGATTTTCCAAGCCAAGCGAACTTGGACGCCAGACAACGGACTCTTCTTCTATGCTCCCTTTTCAAGATGGTTTACGACCTTATATGTTTAAAGACGTCATTGGCCAAGATCATCCAGAATTCGGTACAGCTCAACAGCAGGATGCATATGAATTTTTAGTTTACCTCTTGGGTATAATCCGTAAAAACAGCATTGGAAATCGCGATATTTCTACTCTTTtcgattttgaaattgaacaaaAGCTACTTTGTCTTTCGTGTAAGCGTGCACGTTACTCGGCATTCACATCCCAAGGACTTACAATCCCTGTTCCACGAAGGAAAAtaggagaagaaaatggTGAAGGCATATACGAAGAAGTTACTTTAAATGAATGTTTGGACTCGGCCATTCAGCCTGATAGTATGGATTATACTTGTGAGGCTTGCAAGAGTAAGCAAGGGGCTACAACCCAATTATCATTAAAAACATTTCCCAAGGTTCTAGCTTTACAACTGAATCGTTTCGATATCCAGGCTTTTCAAGTTAAAAAATTGGGGATTCCCGTAAAGGTTTCGGAAGAAGGACTATACAAGTTAGACCATCTCCTTGTGAAGTCTCGACCTGAAGGTGAAGAATTATTGCCTGAAGCCGGTCTCGCAATCAGTTGGAATGAACAGGCTATGGAGCAACTTCAAGCTATGGGCTTCCCATTAATTCGTTGTCAGAGGGCTATGCTGGCTACCAACAATGCTGATGCCGAGACTGCCATGAATTGGCTTTTCGAGCATATGGAGGACCCTACAATAGATAACCCCATAGACATATCTGAACTTAAACAAGCTACTAAGAGTGGTACTGTGCCTGATGATAAGGTACAATCTCTATGTGAATTTGGATTCCCAGAAGCGCGGGCTACAAGAGCACTTTTGGAAACCAATAATGACGTTGAAAGAGCTGTTGATTGGATCCTGAACCATCCAGATGAAAcgtttgaagaaacaacGAGCGAAGCACGGGGATCAATGGAAGCCGAAAAAGTGAAATACGATACGAATTCTTTACCTGCAAACTACCAACTGAAAGCAATCATTAGTCACAAGGGTGGTAGTGCACATGCGGGGCATTATGTAGCATTTATTCGAAAAGAGATTGAAGGTCAAGGTGTTTGGGCTCTTTATAATGATGAGAAGGTTCTCAAGGTGTCGTCGctagaagaagcaaaggCTACCGGATATGTCTACATATTAGAGCGAATAGACAATTGA
- the atg7 gene encoding E1 Atg8 and Atg12 E1 activating enzyme Atg7, which produces MEMLIGRALQFQSFHSSIDAIFWHQLSNYKVEQQKLDASPVAIHGRFNAYSRSAISIVFGKASENSSIKECIAEGTLINANTQQEFVEADVKEIRENIGKKLLESIEKDTVAERPNELIQFLLFSYADIKSYRYHYWCLFPSLKNTPLWIVKSFQPAESVIPSNIVSPQILDFLKTSDCTQRPFFIVAKDQKAQWLVLPLKELPRCLTDKLEFFIFAEDSFQLQEYPSWPTRNLLAYLSIKFHLEKTKIILFRDGMSSDNLSRSIFIDLVSQKSQDSLKPLSTVGWERNGKGQLGPKVVNLSSLIDPVLLSESASMLNLSLMRWRLVPQLDLGVIQSTKCLLLGAGTLGCGVARNLVSWGVRHITFVDYSKVAYSNPVRQSLFTFEDCKKKQPKAQCAAFRLKEIYPKMFTEGHSISIPMLGHPIYESDIEKTKRDYQILENLFLSHDAIFLLTDTRESRWLPTVMATSLNKILINSALGFDSWLVMRHGSLSQGENRLGCYFCNDVFAPSNSVIDRTLDQTCTVTRAGCTNIATAIAVELFVSLLQHPNGIAAPVSNTESTVLGELPHQIRGFLHDFSLLKISGKAYQQCSACSEYVISEWEKRKWDFVLQAINDCDYIEELCGLRLVQQLGESAGIMEEWDSDNENILA; this is translated from the exons ATGGAGATGCTCATTGGAAGAGCATTACAATTTCAATCCTTCCATTCCTCAATTGATGCCATCTTTTGGCATCAACTGAGCAATTACAAAGTGGAACAACAGAAGCTGGACGCGTCGCCAGTTGCTATTCATGGACGTTTTAACGCATATTCACGAAGTGCAATCTCTATTGTCTTTGGTAAAGCATCGGAAAATAG CTCTATTAAAGAATGCATCGCTGAAGGTACTTTAATCAATGCAAATACACAACAAGAGTTTGTGGAGGCTGATGTGAAAGAAATACGTGAAAACATAGGCAAAAAA TTGTTGGAATCCATTGAGAAGGACACTGTGGCCGAAAGGCCAAACGAATTGATTCaattcttacttttttcatATGCAGACATAAAATCTTATCGATACCATTACTGGTGCCTTTTTCCATCTCTAAAAAATACACCATTGTGGATCGTCAAGAGTTTCCAACCTGCAGAATCAGTCATTCCTTCTAATATCGTCTCGCCTCAAATTTTagactttttgaaaacatcAGATTGTACACAAAGACCTTTTTTCATTGTGGCAAAGGACCAGAAAGCTCAATGGCTTGTTCTTCCTCTCAAAGAGTTACCAAGGTGCCTCACTGATAAATTGGAG ttttttattttcgcCGAGGACTCATTTCAACTACAAGAATATCCTTCCTGGCCAACACGAAATCTTCTCGCCTATCTTTCAATTAAATTTCATCttgaaaagacaaaaattaTCCTCTTTCGAGATGGGATGAGTTCGGACAACTTATCCCGAAGTATATTTATAGACTTAGTGAGTCAGAAGAGTCAAGATTCCTTGAAACCTTTATCGACCGTAGGCTGGGAACGAAATGGAAAAGGCCAATTAGGTCCAAAAGTAGTAAACTTGTCTTCTTTAATCGATCCTGTCTTACTTTCCGAGTCAGCATCAATGCTGAACTTAAGCTTAATGCGATGGAGACTCGTACCACAGCTTGATCTTGGTGTCATTCAAAGTACTAAATGCCTTCTCCTCGGAGCTGGAACACTGGGATGTGGAGTTGCTAGAAATCTTGTG TCTTGGGGTGTTCGACACATTACCTTTGTTGACTATTCAAAAGTGGCTTATTCCAATCCTGTAAGACAATCATTATTCACATTCGAAgattgtaaaaaaaagcagcCTAAAGCTCAGTGTGCAGCGTTCAGATTAAAGGAAATTTATCCAAAAATG TTTACTGAAGGCCATTCAATTAGTATTCCGATGCTAGGACATCCAATATACGAATCTGACATTGAAAAGACTAAGAGGGATTATCAAATCTtagaaaatttgtttttgagcCACGATGCAATTTTCTTATTGACAGATACGAGAGAATCACGCTGGCTGCCGACTGTCATGGCTACTTCTTTGAACAAGATATTAATTAATTCCGCGCTTGGATTTGATAGTTGGCTTGTTATGAGACATGGAAGTTTGTCACAAGGAGAGAATCGCCTTGGCTGCTATTTTTGCAATGATGTGTTTGCTCCATCCAATTCTGTTATTGATAGAACCTTAGATCAAACTTGTACGGTAACACGTGCTGGATGTACTAATATTGCAACCGCAATAGCTGTAGAATTGTTTGTTAGTCTGCTACAGCATCCGAATGG TATCGCTGCCCCTGTCTCTAACACAGAGTCTACGGTTTTGGGTGAACTGCCTCATCAAATACGTGGTTTTCTGCATGACTTTAGTTTATTAAAGATATCTGGAAAGGCTTACCAGCAATGTTCCGCTTGTAGCGAATACGTAATAAGTGAGTGGGAGAAACGAAAGTGggattttgttttacagGCTATCAATGATTGCGACTACATCGAAGAATTATGTGGCCTACGACTGGTGCAACAACTTGGCGAAAGCGCAGGAATTATGGAGGAATGGGATAGCGACAACGAGAATATACTTGCATAA
- the mde4 gene encoding microtubule-site clamp monopolin complex subunit Mde4: protein MSVDDLSRKHTGSLHHVKSQLLQRRLELNFYLAKASNIVHGLQTDILRTACLEATNHVNKLLMHQNEDLKNDENAKRVSELKEINDSLVADISQLKTRISSLESDISQNIEDMTILRKQHTEHFNQEAFPEKEAHFEHTEGKASNLSPDKTSLSSSNTDQITRLHRTITDLKKTVKDKDSDLNKLHSAVSAKESELDRWKIKLETEESNWKVRLQVLESKVATQGKKLRKNEGKGRKSTVSTLGLTSPVESPLSPASKNLPKKSPLRVTPYLQRTSAIIGISSSSSHASPTARSGTTTQTPAKELSLTESAKKVTEHDNMDSGNAIEHPASPQRLSSLTPSKIPLPVRKKRKFETDTAKFEEPEESDTSMTMEVPLQTKVTLPRTISPPKARSETLVALKDKFKIKKGV, encoded by the coding sequence ATGAGCGTTGACGATCTCTCTAGAAAACACACGGGCTCTCTGCATCATGTAAAAAGTCAGCTATTACAACGCCGGCTGGAACTCAACTTTTATTTGGCAAAAGCTTCTAATATTGTACATGGCTTGCAAACAGATATACTACGAACGGCCTGTCTGGAAGCTACAAaccatgtaaacaaattatTGATGCATCAAAATGAAGACCTTAAAAACGATGAGAATGCGAAAAGAGTCAGTGAACTCAAGGAAATCAATGACTCTTTAGTTGCTGATATTTCTCAACTTAAAACTAGGATCTCCTCTTTGGAGTCAGACATATCACAAAATATAGAAGATATGACTATATTGCGTAAACAACATACTGAACATTTTAACCAGGAAGCTTTTCCCGAAAAGGAAGCTCATTTTGAACACACCGAGGGCAAAGCTTCAAACCTGTCGCCAGACAAAACTAGCCTGTCATCATCGAATACGGACCAAATTACTCGTCTGCATCGTACAATTACAGACCTAAAAAAGACTGTTAAAGATAAAGATTCTGATTTAAATAAGCTCCATAGCGCCGTCTCAGCCAAAGAATCAGAGTTAGATAGATGGAAAATCAAACTGGAAACAGAAGAGTCTAATTGGAAAGTTCGGCTGCAAGTTTTGGAATCAAAGGTAGCAACGCAGGGTAAGAAACTCAGAAAAAACGAAGGAAAAGGGAGGAAAAGCACGGTTAGTACTCTTGGTCTTACTTCTCCTGTAGAATCTCCGTTAAGTCCCGCCTCAAAAAATCtcccaaaaaaatcacCTCTTCGTGTCACACCTTACCTTCAAAGAACATCAGCCATTATAGGGATATCATCTAGCTCTTCTCATGCTTCACCTACTGCCAGATCCGGTACAACTACCCAGACTCCTGCGAAGGAACTTTCCTTGACTGAAAGTGCGAAAAAGGTGACAGAACATGATAACATGGATAGTGGAAATGCGATAGAGCATCCAGCATCTCCACAGCGACTATCTTCTCTTACTCCTTCCAAAATACCTCTGCCCgttaggaaaaaaagaaagttcgAGACGGATACAGCGAAATTTGAAGAACCTGAAGAATCTGATACGAGTATGACAATGGAGGTTCCACTTCAGACAAAGGTTACTTTGCCTCGAACAATTAGTCCGCCAAAAGCAAGATCGGAAACGCTTGTTGCTCTAAAGGACAAGTTtaagataaaaaaaggtgTTTAA